The Coffea arabica cultivar ET-39 chromosome 9c, Coffea Arabica ET-39 HiFi, whole genome shotgun sequence nucleotide sequence aattatattatatatactaatatatatatttattattaaatattatatatataatttttttaataggtAGCGAGGCCCCATTTTTGGGTGGAAAAAATTCCTTCCCTCGCCCGAACTCCCGCCCCATTAGCCCGTGCACTGCGGGTGCCCGCATCCAATCCGCAGACAAACACCATGGAAAATACAAACAAATGGACCAAGAATGTATTTCAATGTGAGGTATCAATTTGCAAAATCTTTATGTCACAAGCTGTAAGATCTATAGTATGTCTTTCTCACTTAACCTATAGTCCTATCTATGCCTTATCTATTATCTTGAATGAAATTGTTCTACTAGTAGTTACTAGTTTAAATTACACGttcatattataaaaaaaaaatgtacaagTTCATAAAATTTATGAATTCATCAAATGAATTCCAAAATCCAAACTAGATGAATGTTTTTTATGGAGTGAATTATTGTTTTACTTTGCTGAGTTAATTCGTAACTCCCTTAATGTTAAATTtcataagggataatttcagaaacctcctttgAGATTTATCATAATATCACgtagtttttttaaaatttctaaaatctcACTTACCTTCCTTGTCAACTTGACAAGACTAAATATTTCTATCAAATGTCACAAATTAACAACATTACCCTTGCTCTTAATAACTATTTAATCAAAAAGCCAAAACAACATAAaattttaaaaccaaaaaatataaattaaaaaaattgttagctAATAATGGTCCATATTTTTTTACATTGGGATCGTCTTGAAATAGCAAAGGACATGGATAAATTAAATCTAGTCAAGGTCAATCATTTAGGAGGATTTTTGTGAGTAATTAATACTTTAAATGATTTCATACACAGTTAAGTTACAATTAAGGAGATCAAGATATGTTTTgggaaaatatgttttaattcatAGTATAGTTTAAGTTGTATTGAAAACTAATATAATCTCCTCATAAGTGtgaatttttcaagatatttgcacattataaaaaatttaatcttattttattttttattgttgttatAAATTTCATATATAGGATAACTAATATTGGAACAAaagttttatctttcttgtatttcTTCCAAAGGGGTTAAAATATTACAAGAAATATCAACCCATGGTaggtaagtgagattttaaaaacctCAAAGGAGttgagtgatattataagaAATCTCGGGGAagcttctgaaattatcccatttcATAAatacttcttcttcttatttttcatttaaattcaaGGGAAGActcttcaaattttatataaaaaaatacttTACATCATTTTCTCGAATATTACTCATAATCAACCAGATGAATTAGATCtgaataattttattaaaaaggTATCATATTTGCCAAATTTTTTACTTGCTATGCAATTTGAAAATCATCCCTATAAATAGAAATAGGAATATAGGATGAagagtctctctctctctctctctctctcttgtctacTGTTAAAGCAGATCTAATTCATCATCTCTACAGTCGAATCCAAGCCGGAAGGAGAAAAATTTTACAGACCAATAATGGCAGCTGGAGCACCCGACCCGTTATTTGCCCTGAGGAACAACTTCTACTTAGGTGCATACCAAGCCGCCATCAACAACAGCGACGTCCCGAACCTCTCATCCGAAGAAGCCGTCGAAAGAGATTCTCTGGTTTATAGATCTTACATTGCCCTAGGCAGTTATCAGGTAATCCTAAAATTCTTCGATCTTTTTGTTCaaatttcctctttttcttttttttttttttaggttagAAGCGTTCTgattttgattgaaaatttgTCGTGCAGCTTGTGATTAATGAGATCGACTCCTCAGCTGCTACTCCTCTTCAGGCCGTCAAATTGCTCGCTTCGTATTTCGCAAGCCCTGCTAACAAGGTGGCCTTTTTTTTGGCGCCCTCTTGAATTACCAATTTTGTTTGTTACTGCAATGTTAATTATGAAAAAGGAAATGTTTTGATCTCCCTTTCTAGATTGTTGAAATGTATTCGATGTAGAGAGAATTGTTAGGATTCAATTGGAGATCTGAGATTTGGCTTATGGATCGGGGCGCTACCATAGTTAGAGCCGTTTAGGTgaatttgcatttcattcagTACTTAGATGTGGTTTTGGATACTCTTATTCTTCTGTGTTACATTGTGATAAGTGAAGGACTTTTGTTTTTGGGAATTGTGATTATGTGGAAGTGTTGGTGGACAGTTGTGATACCGGGTTTGTTCAGAGTGTACTTGTGCTTTCTACTGTGAGTGGAACTGTTTTGTGGCCTCCTACTAGCAGTAGGAAAGAAGTGTTGTGAAGCAACACTTGTGTGGTAATAAGCTAACTGTTAAATTAAAGAAGATGTTTCATTTGATAAGATATCCAAGTCGATTAACTGAAGGCTAGAAATATATATGATTTGTGATGCAATTGACACTTCTGAGAAGATATTCAGATTCTTCTAGTGAATCAAGTTTATCACTTGATGATAAATCTGATAATGTGGTTTGTGGTCATTTCTCTCTGTTGAATTGCAATAATTGTATCAGATAGAAAAGATGTACCTGGATGGAGAAAATAAAGACCATAGGCCTGAAATGCTCATGTTATAGGTATTGGTAGATAGGAACCTCAAGACCATAGCTtattcaaatctgtccatgaGATTTATGAGAAAATACCATTCACTTGTCTCAAGGCAATGGACAGAGCTGCACGTTGCTTCTGTTTCTATATCTAAATCACTAGATGCAGTTCTTGGGCAAAACTTGAAAAAATAACTGCAGAACCTAGTttactttgatttttttgagctCACAATCTTGTTTGATTTGTTGAATATCTCACTACACAAAGTTGTTCCTTGCGCTGAACTTGAAAAGACAGTAGTACTGtatagtttgtttggatagagtattatttgaaatattatttggaataattactgtagcactttttgtgatgtgatgtatgtgagataaaaaggtaattgagaatGTAAAAAGGCAGAttgggaaatgtgtttatgatgcaagcgaaatattatttgagatatttgtgCTATCCAAACTAgtgttttggttttttttttttttttccagatttaatgTTGTTAAGTTcccaattatatatattttgttttccttagtgaACACCCTGTTGTTTATTTACCTTTTTCAAGTGTAATTTGATCACATTTGAGAGGGGTAGTGACTTGATGGAAATTTGTGTTGAAGAGTTATGGTATTGTTATTGTAGTATTTCAGATGTTCTTTTTGAAGGTGCAAAAGATGAAACTTTTGTGGAAAGATATTTTCTTGTGCATATTATTATCTTTTCGACAAGGAGGCTTTGAACATTTTTACTTGTAACACAATTTTTCGAAGTATTCTGATGCACTGGTCTTGAAAAAGTAAAGCCATTTTGTTTTTTCTAGTAGAGGTCCTACCTTTTCTTCCTTGTCCCCCCCTCTTCTTTCCTTGTGGGAGaagaatgataaaattgcatCACGAATCCACCTTTATATGTTTCATTTTGCAGAAAAACTTAGTGTTTGCACTTACATGCTAAAATTGATGGGCATGATATGATATGTTTTTCctgttgctttcttttttaagCAGAGGAAATATTTTCCAAGTATTTTACTTTCCTAAACTTTCTGTTGAACTGAATGGGTGAATAGAATTATTTAGCCAGTTTCATTTGTGTTGAACAGGAAGCAACAATCTCAAGTATTAAGGAGTGGTTGGGAGATCCAGCCATTGGGAGCAACCCTATTTTACGCCTTATTGCTGGAATCATATTCATGCATGAGGAGGACTACAATGAAGCTCTCAAACATACAAATGCTGGGGGAACTATGGAGCTGTAAGTGATTCTTGTCTTGGTTCTCGAAGTCTAATTTTTCCCCTTGTAATACATATGCTTTGCAGATTCTATTATGTTTCTATCGTCAATATTATTCAAGTAGTGACCAAGCTTAATGCCTTGTGAAGAGATATACCACTTCTAGATATTTTGTTGACCTCGTGTAATTTTTATTGTGATGCTTGACGCAGTTAAGGTAACTTCGATTTCGTCATAATCTTGAATTTGTGATAATCTGTTTAGCTCACTGTTATTCTGTCTCATTTTTGCCAATGcttataggtgcctgtaaagGTTTTCATTTAGGTTACCAGAAGTCTTTGACACTGTAGGTTTTCATGATGTGCTCGCCTGTTGATCTTCAACCTTCATCTATAACTCAAGTGTTATCACACACAATAGTTACCAGCCAGCAATATTCCATGTTTCACCACAATTGTTTTCTTAGCCATGGTTTTTGTTCTTTGGCTTGTTTACTTTATTCACAAACTTGCTTGTTCTTTTTCTGGAACCTAATTTGCCTCTTCCTTTTTTAGCTTGTCATAGTGTACTGAGTGCTTTCATCTGAATGTTTACATTCAGGTAGAATTCAGGTCTTTTCATGTATAACAAATAAATCACTAACTATTTTTATGACCATATAACTTCCTAACGAGATATCTTTTAGGTGCAATCCCTGAGATTGCAGTTTCTTGCGCAAGCCCATGCCTATGCCTCTTCCCTTTTTTACTGGTCTTTATAGTGGTAGGCTGAACAAAACTTCATGGGTTTTCAAATCAAAGTGGCTTTTTTATGACTTGAAGCATGTCATCATTAGTGGTCTTCCTGTAAATTGTCTTGAAAATGCCCGGCATGAATCTGATTTGTGATACAATTGAAAACCTAATCATAGCTTTTCTTGAATTAATATCAGTAGTTTCTATCAGGGTGAAATATTCTGTATTGGTGAAGGAAGTCCCTATAGTATGAGTTAATATGTATGCTTTATGCGTTGGGTAGAGAATCATGgtgaatttttaattttttgctaCATTTCCTAGAttaatttgtcttttttttttcttttttgatagaCATTGCTATGAGCAATTTTTTGCTTGTTTGGGATGTTTCACTTTTTCTATGAACTTGCTTTTGCATTTCTTTATGCTTCATCGTATTTCTCCCCTTCCGATTAATTAGGACTGCAGAATTAAGCAGTTAGGCATACTGAAGTTTATTGGCCAATATAAACTACAAGAATTATTCATGTCTAGTGTTTTCTTCAATTAACTTGTCGTTTActtgaactcttttttttttttttttgggaacctCGTTCTTGCCATGTGCATGTCACCATGATGCTTCATGCATACAGATATTTTGGGTGCGTGATCGTTGATGTCCTGCTTTTTCTGATGGTCTATCCTTAATTCATGGCTGTGTTCTAAGGTTCCAGTGTGGTGAGTTTGCTAGTCAATGCACATCTagcatttttttccctttgttgTGAGTGTTGCTGCTTGTTCTGTGATGTTGGATTCTGTTCTGAAGTCTTTATGGCGTTCTTATATTTTGCATATATATAGTTTGTTTCATATCTGTGACTTGGAAGACCTGAATTGTATCTAAATGTATACATGCTTGCTTTCTACAGGCATGCATTGAACGTCCAAATATTTCTTAAGATGTACAGATCAGATTATGCAGAGAAGCAATTAAGAATCATGCAACAGATTGATGAAGACCATACTCTAACTCAACTTGCAAATGCATGGATGAATATAGCCGTAGTATGTATAATTATGTCTTATGTTGTCTTGTAAACTGTACAACTATCAAATTGTTTACTTAAATAAGGTCATGTTGAGCAGGGTGGTTCAAAGATACAAGAGGCATATCTTATCTTCCAAGATTTTTCTGAGAAGTATCAGAGTACATGTCTCGTCCTGAATGGAAAGGCTGTTTGCTGCATGCACATGGGAAACTTTGATGATGCTGAGACACTGTTACTTGATGCCCTAAACAAGGCAAGCTTTAGTTTGCAGATTATCTTTTATATAGCCTCTCAAGACCCCTAGGAATAAATGATAGTAATGACTTGTTCTTCTGAAGAACGATAATAACATCTAATCTTCATCACTTTGAGTTCATGTATTTAGCATATCTCTTCAAAAAGAATCTGCTTTTCATAGATGACACCAATTGTGAGATGACCGTTTCTTCACTGGTTTTGCATTTCTATGTCTTATGGTTACATTATGAAAAACATCCTTTGACATACTTGTGCCTAGTTAGTTTAACACATTTGAATTCTGGGAAGGAAGTGAGTTCCCGTTTTGCCGCCAGATGACGGGGAGTTTTTGATGATTTATGCAGGATGCAAAGGATTCTGAGACACTGGCCAATCTGGTGGTCTGCTGTCTTCACCTTGGGAAGTCTGCTTCGCGGTTCCTCAGGTAGAGTCAcgatacttcaaataactttacTTGGCATACAGTATTGTGTATCTGAAGTGCTATGGTCTAAAGGGATTTCACTTGGAATCTTTTATGTTCCCTGTATTGTACTGTtatcattttcctttctttttctttgtggttccttttcttcttcaattgcTAAACAAAATAAGTGGTGCATCAAATGACATTATTGAATAGTCCTTAGGTTGCTATGTTAAATTTCTAGAATTTACAATATCATTTCTTCTGTAATATTAACCAAATGATAACGTACACATCCTTTGGGGTTTGCCAAAACATTTTGAGGCTTTCAAGGTAGCATTTCTTGGAATAGCTCCCCACAATCCTTTTAAGATTAATGAAAATAGGCAACTTGAAGTTATAACTTGCTTGATTACAATTTCCTAACTGGTTTTAATGTTTCTATTTGTCCATATCTAAAAGAATCAGTGGCCATACGGGAGATCTGGTTACAATTGTCTGATAGGAGTCTTAATTTAGTATTAATTGGGTTACCTATGAAAGGTAGATAACTAGATGTAGTTGCAGGAGAAATGGCAGAGACTGTGAGAAAGGACGAAGAACTGATCCTTATAATTTTGAAAGCAGAAAGTTTTTAATGCTTAATTTAGGATTGGCTGCTTAGTTTTTAGAAGGGTACGATGGTTTTTTCCCTGGTTTGCAGTCTAGTAGTTGAAAGTGAAAGATTGTAGAAAATTGAAGGATTCTGTCCATGTTTGATATCATTTAGCAGCTGCAAACTGCATGAAGAGAAACTATCAAATGCAGAAGAGTGAATATTAGGAGGTAGGTAGGCATCATCTCTTATGATTTAGGTCATGGATAACAAGGTAGGCAAGTCTCAATAAATGTCCCTGGTGACTTGCACCAAGGTTTCTTTTTTTGACTGCTTACAAGGTTTCAGATACAGGCATGCACCGAGATAGGCGTTGATTAATCTCACATTTCTGGTACGATGGTTTTTCCCTGGTTTGCAGTCTAGTAGTTGAAAGTGAAAGATTGTAGAAAATTGAAGGATTCTGTCCATGTTTGATATCATTTAGCAGCTGCAAACTGCATGAAGAGAAACTATCAAATGCAGAAGAGTGAATATTAGGAGGTAGGCAGGCATCCTCTCTTATGATTTAGGTCATGGACAACGACATAGGCAAGTCTCAATAATTGTCCCTGGTGACTTGCACCAAGGTTTCTTTTTTTGACTGCTTACAAGGTTTCAGATACAGGCATGCACCGAGATAGGCGTTGATTAATCTCACATTTCTGACTCTAGTTTCTCGTCAATCACAAGTATCCATCCTATCTAAGTCAGAAAATCAGCTCATGGTGTCAAGGCCAAAAGCTCAGTATTCGCAATTACTAAACGCACTGTTGGACAATCCCTAAGAGACTAGAAAAGTTAAAACCCTCCAATTTCAATAATTTACCAAGCGCAAGAGCAAACAAGGACTCTAAAATCAAATTGTCAGAAGAGCTCTTGGTCTTGTTTGTATAGAGTGTTGTAGGCATATATGTGAAGTATGTGTATAGTTCTCAAAAAGAATGTATATAGTTGGTGGCCGAAGGAGAAGTTAATTTGGTTAGCAGTAATTTCAAGGCTAAGTTTCTTCATAAGATGTTCAAGAATAGATGCTTGATAGGAGTCTGCTAATAATTTCAAGGCTCTGTGCTAAGTTGGGTTTTTGTGAGATGAGATGAGTGAATATACAATACTAGGGTCTTTAcatcatttgatcatttaatCATCTGCTGACGAGCGTTGAGTAGACGAGGATGGAGCCCTACAGGACATGAAGCATTGGATGACTTTTGTAGTCTTGGGCTTCAATCTCACGCTCTCTTCTCCCCTTCTTGCTCCACTTGTAGCCTTGGATTTTGACCAATTATTGATAATGAAATTGCTAGTGTCGGAAAATTGTTCTCTGTACAAGCATGTAATGCCACCTAATTTACTTAGGGATGCCTCTATTCTGATCCATTGTGGTCTCAGTTGTCTGATTTTCGTGCCATACTTGAAAATCTGGAGATCTGAAATGTGACTGACATTACTttttaaaatctgaaatttgactGATATTGCTACTTTTTATGATTCTCATTTTCAGCCAGTTGAAGTTGTCACACCCAGATCACTTGCTTGTGAAACGGGTATCGTCTGCAGAAGATAATTTTGAGAGGGCACTTCAAACAGTTGCTTGAAAATTGCCGCATCGCCTGCTACTGCAAAACTAGTGTTGTTTCTGGTCTTTACACCATTGTCCTGGTTTTACTTCATATGAGCTAGGAAACAAACTTGGTCATTATTCTGAATTGTCCGTAATACATCGATAGTTGCGACTTCTCTCTTGAATCAGATAGTGTTTTAcatatgaaatttttttaagtggCTACAGGTTTCTTGTGTTCCATTGCCGCCATTTTGGAGATCCATGTACTGACTTTGTCGGAATAGATATTGCCAAGAGTTTCATTTCAGTTTGTAGTTTTCTCTTGCCTCTGCGCAGCAATTTTTGAGAAATCTGTTTCTTGGTTAAGACTCACTTAAGTTGATACCATGAAAAATAGATGACGCagaattttgttgaaaaacatTTTTGTTCAAGTAAAACCAGACACGAGTATCGGAAGCGgtcgagtttttttttcttcaaaattattgTCATACATATTTATTGCAATATTGTTGTACAAATTTGAATTTTCATACTCATGACTGATAAACTATGTTTGGAAAAACGTACTTTTCATCCCTAATGTTTGGGTGTGCGATAAATTTCATCCTCAGTTTTAGCAAGAACACATTTAATTATCAAACATTGTCAATTATGGATAATTTAGGACAATTGACAGAAAACTCTTAAAATTGGACAGAAAGTAGTCACATGAGAAGCATGCTCCATTAGTGAAGCATGTTCCATTAGGTAATTTATTGTAGTCAACAAAAGGGGAAAATTGaaccactgggccaatggctcagtggccacTAGGGAGGGGTTTAAGTCCCTCCTTAGGCTGTAGgtgagggtttaaatcttacctgtagcgaaaaaaatttaagaattgTGTCAGATCACTCCCTTGGTTTAGTTGGGTTTGTATACCCACTAACCTTCTATCACAGCCTCCTTTGGCTTCCCCTCCTCCCTAGATTAGaatagagtaggttatacaagtgtatcgttgctgacaaaaaaaaaggagaaaattgtCTTCTTCTTCGTTCTTTTGTCCTTTTTTAGCGAGGAAGAACTTTTCTGCCATTCTCGCTGTCATCAATTGGACAATCGGCTATTCGGCTGGCTACTAGCTAAAAGATTGGTGAAAGCGGATTGGATCCATGGAGAATCCCATTGAAGAAAAATGTCCTTATAAAAGAAGGAACTAAGTTATTGGTCACAATGAACAACCAAGAAATCTTCTTTTGGGATTGTCACCCCGCTAAGATTTCGTTTGATAGAACTGAATCTGAATCTTGAAATTTGAATAttaaaacaattaatttgctgattTTTAAgtactgaaaagaaatatatgaatgtctgaattttaatgttgaaCCTATTTATACTATgtgataaacatttataactaAGTGCTTAATAAGCTTAATTGTACGATTTTACCCTTCTATCttttcctccaaaaaaaaaaagaacttataAAATAATTAGCTTAAAATTGTTAGGAATGAAAATGACaacaattattttaaaatcaaattaaaataaaagatgaaatatattacgGAAAAAACAAATTTGAGTTCGGTGACTACGGGAGCGGTGgattaaaaaaaagtgaaaggaaaaaaaatgaaaattatgaaagagtagaaaatggaaaatgataaaattataaCAGAATAAAAAGATGTGAGGAGTATGGAAAAACTGTGAAAGTCCTTAAATAAGGAGAAAAGAGAAGTATAAAGCTATTAGGTAGAGAATATCAGGTTATTTAATTagataataattttaaacatTGTTAATaaacaagggtagatttggtaAATAAAATAAGATGGTTGAATTAAAACTGTTGAGTCtaatcagaattaagcattcaattATAATTCTTATGCTTAAAAAAATATACACAAGTTTATCACCGTTTAACAAGTTAGTAGATGAATTTTTATTGATCAAACATCTAAAActtctgaatgtctgaaaatgtttaattttagtacttttttatgttatcaaacaaacCCTTAaaagttgtttcttttgttctcaatCCACAATTGTAGATGGGTGTTGATGAAATCGAAGAAGAAGAACTTCTACTTCTCATTTTAGCACTCCAGGTTCTCCATGGCCTTTGCTTTTGTAGGTAGAATAATAGGGATTGAGCATGGTGAAACTCTGCCTGCAAAATTCAGGGCTAGATTGTATACTTTCCCATTTTTGTTGGCTGCATAAAATTACACTAATGGATTATGTTTCTCACGTGACCACCTTCCAATTTCAAgagttttttttgtcaattgtcCTAAATTGACCGAAATTGATAATTTTTGAGTATTAAATGTGTTTTTACtcaaactttgaggatgaaattaatTGCTCACCCAAACATTGGGGACGAAAGTGCATTTATCCCAACTGTGTTTAAACTTgaaagtgaagctatgaataaGGGTGAGTTATTGTAAAACATgaagtacaagttggaatgtcttCAAAGCAGCATTCTTCACCTCTCTCTCATTATTTTTATTGTCTCTATTTTACACCTATTTCTACTCTACACTAAAGGAAATGGGTGGATCCAAAATGGTTAATGGAGAACCCAAAAAGGATTGAACCGCTATCGAATCACCCAGATGCCTCTGCACCCCTTGGTGAGTTTTTCTAAGTTATTCTAGAGAAGAATACAAGTCAAGGGAGCTTTAAACCTCCTTTGGTGGTCAACTACTCTAGAGGTAGTTGGTTCTTTTGATTTATTTAAGTCAAAACTTGacaattttctagattattcaACTGGTTAAACTATAGTGTATGTAATTGTCAAAAATAGCAAAATTTTATCTTAATAAATATAACTAGGCAAATTGACCTGTTATACTTATTTGTAATTTGAGTTAATTCGAGATTTACTTTATTTTGTGAGAAGTCCAGTTAGATCCACACAATTGGTTTCTAAGTAAAATTCAACATCTGGGTTTAGTACATTCATCCCATTCATTTCTAGTCAATTTCAACGTCTAGGGTTAACATGAAACGAGTAGGTTTATTTTCTAATATCCTtctaataaaaatatatttgtcaTTATGGGAGATTCTAAGTTTAGTATGAGAAGTGCAGGCATATTTCCTAGTAATTTCATTTAAAAACTCTTTACCTTTACGGGAAATTCCAAAAAGGTTAATCAAATTTTGGAACTCTCCCTTCGACTTTCAATATAACCGATAAAAATATGGCAGCCTGTTTTCCCAAAATCTATTTTAGAAACTATTTAGTATTTACCTTTAAGGGGACTCTAGGTTTGGTATGGGAAGTACAGGCATATCTCCTAGTAATTTCTTTTAAAAACTATTTACCTTAATGAGAAATTCCAGAAAAGGATTCCTGAAATTAGAAACTCTCGCTTTCGTGTTCAATATATAAGCTATATAAATAGGTTGTTCGTGTgctaaagaggaaaaaaaaggttGTTTGTGTGGTTTAATCCCAATAGCCACCACAAAGAATATAGAGCACGAGAGAGTATATGATCAAGGTTCAATGGCTTCAGACAAAGGTATGCAATTTCTTATGTACAGTCGCTTTACTTGCTGTTAACTTTTAACTATTACATAACATATTATTTTTGCAGAAATCCGATTTTGTGAAAGAATAAGAAATTCTTCACAGGGCAGAAATTCTATTTCTGAAGGAATACAATTAGACTAGACTCCTTTACATACTATAATTGCATGCCTATCTCATCCTATTCAGCATTGCAGATTGCACATATTTGTTCATAAACTGCCTCTCTAATAGCTGAAATAGTTATCTTCTAATTTAACTGAACTAGTAAgtaagaacaaggaaaaaagtTTGGATAAATTACTTATTACCCCCTTGTAATTTTATGTAATGTTAGATATGATGATCTCTCTAAGGTTTTAAAATAGTCACGTAACCCTCTCATGgttttatgtaaagtgaaaaatgagcaGGATGCCCAATCAGTTATGGCGTTCATACCAAACGCACTTTAAAAGCGCATGGgataaaattttaatatccATGTAACCCCTTATGATTTGTATAAATATCTACTTTACTTCCtgtgatttttgtatttatctaTGTAATCTCCCGATATTTTTATGCAAGGTGATTAAGTCGTCTGAATAGGGGCCCTATTGATATTTTAACTAATGCCATTACATAGGCTATTCTTTGTCAAATTTTCATATTACACAAATCATAGgggttgaaattttgaaacattAGGGATGTCATATGGCAAtaaatgaaatcacaagggggtatatgtaatttacccaaaaaattgaaattaatgCCAACTTCTCTGCTCCGACTTCCTCAGGAACAGGCTCCAAGATCATTGAAATCGGTGTCAATCATGCTAAACTAAATCCTGAAAAGAAAGGCAAATACTATGTTGATATATCCGTCGAGGAAGGCCAATGTCTACGAACAATGTTGAGAGATTGTGTAGGTGGAAAATACAGTATTTCATGGAACCAAAAGTTTGTTTTCTCGgtcccaaatcagttcatctTTGATGAACATTCCAGCGTTTCCTTCACCCTCTTCAGAGCCCGCAAATTTTTTCCAGATTGTGTCGTAGGAGAGGCGACAAGTCAGATGAAAGCACTCTTTCCCATTGCCGGAGAGTTGGAGAAAGTTGAGAACGTGGAGAGAAGCATTCTAGCTGAGGCCAACTACGAtacagaagaagaggaagaggaggaTTGTATCAAGGAAGAGTCACCAGAAAAGGAGGCTTTTCAATTGACAACAACCGTTGGACTTCCAATTCTCAAGGGCTCGTCTGTGAAGGGAACATTGGACATATACATAACTGCATGGGAGAAGTATTATCCCGGCGAGCTAAATTGGTATTGGAGGAACTCAAAAGTATATCAGATTTTTAAAGGGTCGGAGCATCTTGGAAGTTTGTATGTGGAGAAAGCAGTGGAAGAGAAATATGTATCCTATGTAGGTAAAGTAATGTGGAGAAATTTGGCCATGGAATATGAAGAATTCATGATGGATCGAGTACCTGAGGCGCCACGCCGAAAAAGATCATTTCTACTGTCCAATTGTCTCCTCCTATAGTTCTAAGGATTAGAAGAAGGAAATcctgtttaatttgttatgACCTTATGTTTCTTTTGAATATTTCTGTCATTACGTATTCAGGATATCGATTATTTAGGTTTCTTTGATTATTATATGGTTATACATTGTTATTTATCATATATGTGCTCTTTGATTTTAGATTTATCAATTTCTCTCTAGTAAAATTATTGCGAACGAGTATCTACAACACTAATAATTTGAAAT carries:
- the LOC113708660 gene encoding coatomer subunit epsilon-1-like, with product MAAGAPDPLFALRNNFYLGAYQAAINNSDVPNLSSEEAVERDSLVYRSYIALGSYQLVINEIDSSAATPLQAVKLLASYFASPANKEATISSIKEWLGDPAIGSNPILRLIAGIIFMHEEDYNEALKHTNAGGTMELHALNVQIFLKMYRSDYAEKQLRIMQQIDEDHTLTQLANAWMNIAVGGSKIQEAYLIFQDFSEKYQSTCLVLNGKAVCCMHMGNFDDAETLLLDALNKDAKDSETLANLVVCCLHLGKSASRFLSQLKLSHPDHLLVKRVSSAEDNFERALQTVA